AAAGTAGCAGGCCAATTGATACTCAATACCCACCACAAGTCCAAGTTTTCACATACCCTTAAACCATCTTCAAGAccttaatcaattaattaattataaaaagttgatttaataacaattaattactagaaaaatataagaaaaatacaatgcctaaaaaaaaaagattacagAGCATAAGCAAAGTttagaataaaagaaaattggagAGAAAGCGTGCAAACACGACATGAAGAGAAAGTGTACCACGTTAGGAGTGGCCGGTTGGTCATATGTTCACTAAACACACAATACACAAATACACTCATCTTCTTCCTTTCAATTCaaggctctctctctctctggttCTTTTCTACCCGAAAGCTCCCATATCTAGAAGCAAAAGACTAATCATCCATACTTCTCTGCaatctttctcttttttctgaTGAAGAAACTTTGTCCAAATTTTGATCGAGAAGATGGGTTGGACACAGTCCTTGAAGTTCCAATCCCAGAAGAGATGTTTGCTTCAAACAAGAATAGGTCATGGCAGAACTTCAAAGCTTGGATGAGACCACATACTGATCATAGGTCTCTTTCAAACATATTTGGTGGCAGAAACTCTGAGATCCAACTCTTGCTTGGTCTCGTTGGTGCTCCTTTGATCCCTCTCCCCATCTGCTCTGATCACCAGTTCATCAACCACAACATCAAAGATCAACCTATTGTAAGTAAATGATTCTATTTATAACCCTTAAAGAGATTGACTTCTTGAGTTCGGAATAGATGAAGTTTAAATTATTGTGttgtttatgttgttttgaatttTGGGTATATTTGTTGGGGATTTGCAGGAGGCATCAATAGCAAAATACATAGTGCAAGAATACGTAGCCGCAGTGGGAGGGGAGAAAGCATTGAATTGTGTAGAAAGCATGTATGCAATGGGGAAAGTGAAAATGGGAGCTTCAGAATTCTGTGCAGGAGAAGGGAGCTTGAACAGTAAGGTGGTGAAAGTGAAGGATTTGATGAACGGAGGTGGAGAGATAGGAGGATTTGTTCTTTGGCAAAAAAGGCCTGAGTTTTGGTGCCTGGAGCTAGTTGTTTCAGGCTGCAAGATCAGTGCAGGCAGTGATGGTAAGGTGGCTTGGAGGCAGACTCCATGGCATCATTCCCATGCCTCCAGAGGCCCACCTAGGCCCCTCAGGCGCTTCCTTCAGGTATCAAAATTTTACATTTCTGTTTCTATTTTGTCTTGTTTCACTGATTTTCATGGTTCTGTGAATTTTAATGGGCTTTTTCTTGCCTAATTAGTGTAAGATTAAAGCTATTCTGCTCCAATCTTTTATTGGGTTCTTTTGAACTTCCTGAAAAGGATTGGGGGAGCGAAAATTTCTTATACACACCTAGTGTACATGCATCAGTCCAATAGGATGTGATTTCATGCTATGTCTACAAAATtttctcaaaaatcttcaacCCAAAATCAACAGGGTCTTGATCCCAAATCCACAGCCAACTTATTCTCCAACTCCATTTGCATCGGCGAGAAGGCGATCGACGACGAAGGCTGCTTCGTACTTAAGCTTGAAGCCGCACCTTCATCACTAAGAGCAAGAAGCACAGGCAACGTAGAACTAATGAAGCATACAGTCTGGGGATACTTCAGCCAAAGAACAGGTCTCTTAGTCCAACTAGAAGACTCTCACATTCTAAGAATCAAAGCCTCAGGGAGAAATGAAACCATTTACTGGGAAACCACAATGGAATCTAAAATTACAGATTACAGAACCATTGATGGAATCAACATAGCACATGGTGGTAGAACATCAGTTTCATTGGCTAGGTTTGGTGAGAACTCAGAGAGCAAATCAAAAACaagaatggaagagatttgggcAATAGAAGAAGtggattttaatataaaaggaTTGTCTATAGACTGCTTTTTGCCACCTAGTGACTTGAAGAAAGTCGAAGAAGAAGGTTATGGAGTTCTGAATTGTAATAATGAAAAATTGCCATTGCAGATAAGATCAGCTTCTACTAGGATTCATGCTTCTAAGGTTGTTCATGTTTATGTTGATGACTTAGAAAATAGTATtgaagatgatgatgaggaAGATCATTGAAGAGTTATAAATTTGTTTCCATTTGTAAATACAAATGAAATCTttatatattactattattattttatttgtttgaatagaaatagaaaagaaagtaaagaaattaaatatgtttaatttttttttgtttataaaGATAAACTAAAaggaaataattatatttttataaatttatcatttttttattgtttatgcaaaggcatatatataatttcaaagtAAAAATACCTATTTTCTTTCTAAATTGTAGAGGAAGAAAATCTAAAGGAAAGTAATTTCGTTTCTTCCTTTGTTTTGTTAAAACTTTTCAaattaaaagacaaaaaaagAGACTAATGAATCTATGctttttagatttaaaaaaaaaaaaattctctttcaattCATATTATCCCAAaatgttataaaattttttatgttacctattaattaaaattttaaataatattttaattatacttaAAAGTTTAATATGATAAGTATATGTCTGTAATCTGATGGTAAatacatttgaataaatttgagagatctccTTATTCGATTTCTATTCTAATTTGacgattcaaattttaattgaaatttttattttgaatgtatattaaaataaattaaaatattttttcaaagtgcaataaatatatgaaaacattataaattactatttatttataatgtataaaaaaattttactaaaaaatatatttaaaaatttattaaaattaattttaactgttaaatattttaaattataaaattgatattttaattttaaaaaatatatttaaatatttttaaaaatttactaaaattaattttaactgttaaatattttaaattataaaaattaaatagtacagCATTAAATGGTAaacattaatgaaaaaaaaattaattaataaattttgtaaatattggagatgttttaattattttttaaattaaaaaattaattaaaaatttttttttatattataaaaattaaataatacatttCTCTGTATAGTATgccaattaaattatattttcctaattttttaattttatttattattattcacttcataatataaatttatttattattttgtatgaaatattataattctatttatagtgtaattgaaaaattaattaaaaattaattaattttaatatacgtcaaataaaatttataaaagaaaaggaaaaggaaggaATACATATAAAGTATAAACGAGTAtacacaaaaattaaattattcaaataattttcataCTAATAATATCTGAATAGATTcttaatcaatttaaaattaatttaaatatattaaatttattctaaaattaattattattattcaaataaaatttgaatcatatatttaattaataatttatataaaaaaatattcataatttttatttaaaaaatttatattttatttttaaaaaaatataaaaaattataaatattattatattaaattaattatttatataaataaatttaattaataaatattctaaaaatattttattttaaaataaaatttaaatttttattattttttataattactcttttttaaattcaaatcatTGTAAATCCTACTGTAATTATTCAAATCTATCCTAAAAGTGAGATATTCAAAAATATCCTACTCCATTGAAATATCCAAAAATATCCTACAAAAATCTCCTCATGGGAGGATAATTGGAAGCATCTAGAAGAGCTTTTAAACCCCGTAATCCAGAACTCTCTGGAACCAATATTCCTTTATAATCAACTCAAACGACGGTTGCCTACAATCATTATATCAAGGTTGCCATTTCACGATCAGAGCTGCATCGTCACCATGTCGATCACTGCCTTCTTCGGTAACCGTCGACCCAACGCCTTCGACCCATTTTCACTCGATAACTGGGACCCATTCGACGGATTCCCTTTCCCCTCCATCACCTCCAACGACCGCCCCAGCACACGAATCGATTGGAAGGAAACCCCAACAGCTCACGTTTTCAAGGCCGATGTTCCTGGGCTGCGGAAAGAGGAACTAAAAGTGGAAGTTGAAGACGGAAAGGTTTTGCAGATTAGTGGAGAGAGAAGCAAGGAGGAGAAGTCAGCCGGGGACACGTGGCACCGAATTGAGAGGAGCAGCGGAAAGTTCTCGCGGAGATTCAGGTTGCCAGACGATGCTATAGTCCAGGATGTGAAAGCGAGCATGGAAAGTGGAGTGCTCACTGTGACTCTGCCTAAAGAGGCAGAGAAGAAGAATGCTGATGTGAGGTCTATTCAGATCTCTGATTGAAAATTTTCTCCGATGCGAGTGGACTTAGTGGGTATGTCTCTGCTTCTTTGTTAGTATTTTCCATTTGGGTTTTCTCTGAAAACGTTGAAGTTGGGCTTCTGTTCTTGATTAAGCTCGTGCTTGTTGAGTACTAATAACTGAATATATGCAATGGCATTTGTTCCATTTCTCTGTTCTGCCGCCTGCTATTCGGGTTTTGGGTTTCTTCTATAATTTCAAAGATCATATATAAAGCAGATAAACTCCATATTCAGATGGCTTTTCATTTGTAAAAAGCAGAGGCAATTTTGATGCAGGAGTTGCATCAACATGCACCAGAAGGATTCTAAAGTAATTAAATGTCCATAATATCACATTCTGCAGGATAGGTGAAACTGACCAATTCTTCCCTCATCTGTGGAGACATGATCTGAACTAGACTCATTGAACACCAGTATGCTAAGAATTTGTAAAATTATCCCAGAAAACCCTATAAATGAGATTGCATAAACCAGAAAGAAAGCAGCTATTTATTCAGGTTATTAACATCACAGTATACAACCTATGACATATTTCACAAAACAACGCTTAAACCAGTACCATATAATACAGATCGCCCCCTATCACCCCATATTTGCAAAAGCTTTGTTATAGTAAGGGTAAAAGATTCCTCTTCTAGCCAGAGATTTGGATAGACTTCACGTCTGGTTTCTTTGCCGCCGCCTCCTTTGGCACCACCACTTTAAGCACACCGTTCTCCATGTTTGCCCTAATTTGATCCATATTTGCATTCTCTGGCAACCTGAACCTCCTCAAAAACTTGCCAGTACTTCTCTCCAAACGATGCCACTTATCATTCACGTCCTCTTGCTCTCTGCTCCTTTCTCCGCTTATCTGCAACACTCTGCCATCTTCAATCTCCACTTTCACCTCCTCTTTCTTCAGCCCAGGAAGGTCTGCTGTGAATATGTGCGACTCCGGGGTTTCTCTCCAGTCCACCCGTGTGGTAGCAATCGCGGCTGTTTCCCGCTGGGTGGACGGGACATTGGTCTGAGGTCCGGTGAAGAGAGGGAAGCCTTCGAATGGATCCCAGATGTCTAGTGACCAAGGGTCGAAGATATTGCTCCTCCGTCCTCCCAGGCTTAGTGCCATTCTTGATGGACACCTGGATTAACAAGGTGGTCTAGCTTTTAGGGGGGTTACTGGAATTGAGAGTGCTTGGGTTCTTGATGCTCTTCTCGTTCTATTGATCAAAATTATCATCATAAATGAAGGTATATATAATGTCCTCTGGTACTTATTGCAAGATTTTCTTGAGTCTGCGTTCTTCTAAAAGATAAGCTCGCTTATCCTATAATACGTGGCGCGTGGGAAAGGCCTGTTTGAAGCTAGTGCTTACACGTCACGCACGGTTCAATCTTATGAGACCGAGAAATGGCCAAATGGCTGTAATGTGGATCTCGTTGTTACACCTGCATGTCCAGTTGGAGTGGAGCTTGTTATCATTTACTTAACTACTAAGAAATCAAATGGAGCTGTGTGGCCCACAGAGCCTTGTGAAGTGAGCtgaatataaaaatcaattcatGAATTCAATCAATtggatcaatttaattttttatttaattttttttatatttttgaaaaaattaaaactcaagtcataatttttattttaaaattaattttttaaattaataaaatttaaaagtatataatatataaaattaataaatattttatattttcttattattgaaagataatatttaaatttaattattttgtttttatttaattattttcattgaatttttacaatattttttaatttatatttttaattatagtttattatattaataaatttacgtTGAAAACCAATTAATTGTTATAATATGAATAtataactaataaataatttaaatgattaattaataaaaaatataaatttaattataaaattaattaattatatattataatagataaaaatgatttaaaatttaatgccAACCAATCATTAAATAGTCTTAGAACTGACTATGCAttagttaaagaaaaaaatatttatttataaaaaaattattatttaatctatagaatgttttttgatattttaaaatatttaattaattagtgattttgttaattatagtggttaatttttttattattttataatttaaaaaattttattaattaattattttatattaaaaatattttaaatttatttataatatttaagggttattattattgaaaggatcttttaatattattaagaatGTATAAATTTGATATTTCATAGGTGCTGCAAAAGcggttttttattcattaatcgcacatttatttatttagttttagcATGCCAAGCAAGTTACACTTAGAGAAGTCGTGAACTTAAATCAgcgatcaaaattaaattagaagattttgaatttaattctcttagctcttattcttaattttataaaaaattttgtattcCAAAAGCCACGGCATTGTGTTAAGTCTAAAGAGTGGGAAGGGTAGGGACACCCTCTTTCCCTCTATTTGAACCTTCCACTTCCTCCTAAATAGAAGCAAAGTTTTCTcttcttaaatttataaacaaaatcatatactaaacttttatttttaatttgaagtaCCTATTCTTTtaccttttattttaataacgCAATCatatattttgttataaatttctattaataaaaagtatttaatttaaatagtctaaatttttaatttaaaaatggttttttttttcttaataatgaTATTTGAAggctaattattttaaattaacaataaagaaCGTTATAATTTTAACGAATTCATTAGGAGAATAAATTGTATCCAAGAGAATTAAAagtgagaaattaaattatttcaaattgaaaatgaaatttttaattacaattgctatcaaatttcaaaaataaattacaattttatcttaaatttatCCATATTAtgcaaaaattaatatatttatctatattaaaattaatatatttattttaagtattattttttatttttaattattattatcaaagaggtaatattatttataacataattttataatacataatattttattttttatatatcaaatttgtaagattttgaatttaaatagttaCATGTTTACTAATAACAGTTAAATCTTTTTTTTACAGTATTATAAATTCTGTATGAATAtcggtaaaaataaataatattgtaaACTGTGAGAAATTTAaacattattataaaatattatttaaagttataaaatttaagtaatataaatatttaaaattatatttatgatAATGATTTATTAGTAAACAAGTGAgagatattatttaattacagtgtaaaattaatatgttaaaaataattaaatatatttttataataaggtgtattattaattaaaaatatatattataaatattatttttttctattttataatttttttcattttatttttttaaaataattttttattaacattttaattatatttactttaaacatattaatttttattaaatattaaaagacatttaaaaaaataaaataaagttataataaaatacaataaaatacaataaaatacaataaaattataataatttatttatatatgttattataatttaaaaataaaaaataaataataattttaaaataaataaataaaaattatgagagaatgaaagtatttttaatataatataaatattattatataataacaatattaaaatgtaaaaacaaaattaaaagcgGGCAGAGATTCTCTGCATCGTGCTACGCGAGGCAAGTATGGTGCACGTAATGCGAGGcaggaaatttaaaaaataataataaataaaaaatttaccgcactttaaaattattacagAATTTACCATGACgttgaaattataattaatttaatataattatattaaatttaaatttattaaatatatattttaatttcttcgtaattattatattaatttttttaaatataaatattgtattatcacattttataatatatatatatatatataattatataagtcAATTACTTTAAGAGGTCAGAAATATAACTCTCATTAATGTCAATGGCATTCTGAGGTCGGAATTATATTTCTATTTtatgtattatatttatatatttttaatgattgcCTGTAATTTAATTCTCTGAATCTCTGTATTTGCATGATGATTCTTGgtatttttttgatatttattaGTATCAGAGTTaaatgttaatgtatatgcatatttatacaattaagAATTCATTTTAATGGTTAACATTAGGATCTTATTATGTAGGCTTGAAAATAGTGTTTATTTACAATTATAATATTTGCATAAAAATAAAGATGAGACGACAAACTTTGTGAAAATCGCCTTCCATTGTTACCTGTACAGAAAGTATGTCCTCTTTTCCTTCCACGTTACTAGTTAAAGTACCTTATGAGGATAACGAGGATGAGAGTCCTATGCGTCTTTCTGCAATGATGAAAAAAGATTTAAAAGCAACCTAATTACATGTATACTTTGCATAATAAAGTtgaccaaaaaaagaaaaatcattgCATATTTGGATATGCCAACTGAATCCGTTTTTAGCCATCAGTAGGCGTCTTTTAGggtagatgtaacgacccggaaatccgacccgttaccagcgctaggatccagatcggcttaaggccgccgggacccgtagcaagcctacatacctcctgtaaacctgtggaatcccatacataacaacatatacatgatctgtaaaaatttttcttttctcttatccaagcaaaacctgtgcatgcacaaaatcatacataaaccccacactggagtcctcatcaaatactccaatggggtatcatcatcatacatatcagcttggataatcatggtcattaacatcattactcattaaacactctgtacataatggggattcacacacctctaggtcaagcactactataatcctcaatacatcatcaaatcattcattacattacatggtcataaatactcattacatcatgttcatgtccactactatctattacaacatacatgacttaacttcactctagccgacttcctgatctatcctgtacctgcaactctggggataaagggagtggggtgagctattagagcccagtgagcagaataataaaacatcaatttaaatcatgctttcatgtatgcgccataacacaaacatttcacaacaaggatgaacttgtcaccatttagcccctatctttcttacttatacatgccgggggcgtagagccgtagcaggcacacccggacttccataatctgtcatagtgccaggggcgtagagccgtagcaggcacacctggactcacataggctatcatgacatacaagggctaatggatcattcaacattcatccacatcaacaacaaagtatgcaatgcaacatattcgtgaattctaatgcaaacaacctaatatatctcatggcattcatgatgcgtgaatcatgctaaaacatttcattaatttgctttaaaacttaaagtttattccactcacctctggctagctctgaagagactctgaagcagctggctcactgctgggggtctcggttcctcgggtccgaacctacacaggtggactcaaatgagggaccaaacatacatgaatatgactctaaaatactccccaaaaaccccctaaaacatcctgaaaacatcacatgaaaacatgcaagaaatggctgaacagggcactttcggcggcaggttcggcagccgaaagtccctctgcagccgaaagtcatgcaggttcggcggcactttcggcggccgaacctcccagacagagacgaaacttgagtttcgggggcaggcttcggcagccgaaactgcctccacaagggggttcggcggccgaaagtcacttcggcggccgaacctgagtttctgccgaagggcagaaacttggctcccttgtgtccacagcctccaaaacgcctcaaaacatgcataaactcgtttctacacatgcatacacatcatacatcacacctaggggtctcaaactataatataccccaactacaacacttcaaacaacacatttccaacatacattgttcaaatcacaacataaacccataaacctaacaacatgcctaaacatgcattctaccccatcaacttgcataaaactttcataaaacataaaagaagcatagatcgaagcttacctcttgaagatcgagaggaagaacgaccctagctcggaaaatggagggatttagctccaagacttccaagctccaaacttgcttaaaaacactcaaaaacttttgtggaaccttaaaactcaaagaaaatggtggggattgaaggaaaaacacaagatttgggagagggaggtcggaagcttgctgtggctgaaaatgggagaaaactctcccatttcggctaagtgccccttttttataggtggctggccaggccacgttcgggggccgaaagtgcctccgcatgcatgcaaggttcggcggccgaacttggagttcggcggccgaacctgcatttccctcactcaaaattttcgggcgcctaaagtccctccgaaagcatgcatgttcggcggccgaacttcggagttcggcggccgaacctgggttttcctccaaagatttttcatgcaaaaactcatttaatttcttacttaaaaacatgaaatacatgaaaacatttcataaaatcatggttttacccttctagaggtttccgacatccgaggtcccaccggacggtagggattccgataccggagtctagccgggtattacattctccccccttaagaacattcgtccccgaatgttcctcaactaacatacaaagcatagcatcaatcataacatacaacatagcatacaatatatatcatacatgcaacacatagaacaactaacactcacctcaaaacagatgggggtattgctggagcatggactcccgtgtctcccaggtgcattcttcaatattgtggtggttccaaaggactttcaccatcgggatttccttgttcctcagctttctgatctgagtgtctaggatccgcactggctgttctacataggtgagatcctcatggatctccatatcaggctcactaagaacctttccaggatccgacatgaacttccgtaacagagaaacatggaaaaccggatggattctctccatcgaagcaggcaaatctagcttgtacgacacattaccgaccctctgaagcacctcgaaaggaccgatgtaccgtggagctaacttacccttcttcccgaaccgaaccactcctttcataggagacaccttgagcaaaaccaaatccccctcctgaaactctagctgtcttctgtggatatctgcataactcttctgccgactagcagcagtcttgatcctctctctgattatgggtaccaccctgctggtaagctctactaac
This region of Manihot esculenta cultivar AM560-2 chromosome 10, M.esculenta_v8, whole genome shotgun sequence genomic DNA includes:
- the LOC110625070 gene encoding 18.1 kDa class I heat shock protein; amino-acid sequence: MALSLGGRRSNIFDPWSLDIWDPFEGFPLFTGPQTNVPSTQRETAAIATTRVDWRETPESHIFTADLPGLKKEEVKVEIEDGRVLQISGERSREQEDVNDKWHRLERSTGKFLRRFRLPENANMDQIRANMENGVLKVVVPKEAAAKKPDVKSIQISG
- the LOC110625072 gene encoding 17.3 kDa class I heat shock protein yields the protein MSITAFFGNRRPNAFDPFSLDNWDPFDGFPFPSITSNDRPSTRIDWKETPTAHVFKADVPGLRKEELKVEVEDGKVLQISGERSKEEKSAGDTWHRIERSSGKFSRRFRLPDDAIVQDVKASMESGVLTVTLPKEAEKKNADVRSIQISD
- the LOC110625194 gene encoding uncharacterized protein LOC110625194, with amino-acid sequence MKKLCPNFDREDGLDTVLEVPIPEEMFASNKNRSWQNFKAWMRPHTDHRSLSNIFGGRNSEIQLLLGLVGAPLIPLPICSDHQFINHNIKDQPIEASIAKYIVQEYVAAVGGEKALNCVESMYAMGKVKMGASEFCAGEGSLNSKVVKVKDLMNGGGEIGGFVLWQKRPEFWCLELVVSGCKISAGSDGKVAWRQTPWHHSHASRGPPRPLRRFLQGLDPKSTANLFSNSICIGEKAIDDEGCFVLKLEAAPSSLRARSTGNVELMKHTVWGYFSQRTGLLVQLEDSHILRIKASGRNETIYWETTMESKITDYRTIDGINIAHGGRTSVSLARFGENSESKSKTRMEEIWAIEEVDFNIKGLSIDCFLPPSDLKKVEEEGYGVLNCNNEKLPLQIRSASTRIHASKVVHVYVDDLENSIEDDDEEDH